Within Desulfobacter sp., the genomic segment GAAATGGCCGGCCGGGCGCCGGGAGAGGCCGTACTGGACATGATGTCCACCCTCAAGGAGATCCCCTTTGACGAAGGCATCCGCATCCAGTGGGCCGGGGAAGGGGAGTGGAAAATCACCCTGAGGGTATTCAGGGACATGGGCCTGGCATTCGCCGCCGCTCTTCTGGGAATTTATTTCATCCTGGTGGTGAACACCGGCTCCTATCTCATGCCCATGCTCATCATGATGGCCATTCCTTTAACCGTTCTGGGCATCATGCCGGGATTCTTCATCCTCAACCTTTTTACGGCGCCCGTGGGGGGATTTTCCAACCCCGTATTTTTCACGGCCACCTCCATGATCGGAATGATCGCCCTGGGCGGCATCGTCATCCGAAATTCCCTGGTGCTCATTGAATTTATCCAGGATGCCGTCCACAGGGGCTCGCCCTTTAAGCAGGCCATTCTGGATTCCGGTGTTGTCCGGATGCGGCCCATCGTGCTCACGGCCCTGACCACGGCCATCGGCGCCTTTCCCATCACCCTGGATCCGGTCTTCTCAGGGCTGGCCTGGGCGCTGATATTCGGGCTTTTCGCCTCCACCCTTTTTACCCTGGTGGTGATCCCGGTGTTCTACTTTGCCGTCTACCGCAACCATCATAACCCGTCATCGGAAAAAGCGAGGTAAACCCAATGAAAATGGAAGACTGCATCCGGGCCATTGCCGGATTTTTTATCCTCCTCAGCCTGGCCCTGGGCTGGCTGGTATCGCCTTATTGGTACCTTTTTACCGCCTTTGTGGGCCTTAATCTCTTCCAATCCGCATTCACCGGCATCTGCCCCGTTGAGAATATTCTGGAAAAGGTATTCAAGGTACCCAGGGGATAGTTTCCTTGACAAATTCCATGTCTTGGTTTTACACTTGGGGTATCATTCCGAACGAATCAACACAACAACGGGAAAATAAACCCCTGGAGCAGATATGAACGAAACCTCCCTGGTGTTTAAACCGGAAGACCCTGACGATTCGCCGTCTTTGCCGGCAAAAAAAAACTGGAAAATCCTTATTGCGGATGATGAACCCGAGGTACACACCGCAACCAGGCTGGTGCTGGACGATTTTGAATTTGAAGGGGCAGGCCTGGAATTCCTCTCAGCCTATTCCGGCAAAGAAGCGGTGCAGCTCATGGAAATTCATGATGATGTGGCTGTGATTCTCCTGGACGTGGTCATGGAGAACCAGCATGCCGGCCTGGAAGTGGCCAGGGAGGTCAGGGAAAAACTGAAAAACAGGCTGGTGAGAATCATCCTGCGCACCGGCCAGCCCGGCCAGGCTCCGGAACGCAAGGTCATTGTGGAATACGATATCAATGACTACAAACAGAAAACGGATCTAACAGCCCAGCGCCTGTTTACAGCCATCTACACGGCCATCCGCTCCTTCAGGGATATACAGGCCATTGAAAAAAACCGCACAGGCCTGCGGTACATCATCGAAGCCTCCGGCGACCTGTTCAAACAGCAATCCATCAAAAAACTGGCCCAGGGGGTGCTCACCCAGATCTCCGCCCTGTTCAGCCTCCAGGATTCCCTTTACATCCGCAACGAAGGGTTCACCATGGCCCAGGGTCCCGAAGGGGAGTGCGAATTCATCGCCGCGACCGGGAAATATACAGGGGAGCGTGAAGAAAATGAATGCATGGCGTTGGACCCGGAGGTAGAAGAACAGTTCAGAGCGGTCATCAAAAACCGTCAAAGTGCCTATTTCGGCAATAACTTTGTGGGCTATTTCCCCACCCAGAAAAAAAAGCACCATATTCTCTACCTGGAAGGGTGCGGCAAGGAAAGGGATTCGGAATACGGAGACCTGCTTAATATTTTCACCAAAAACGTGGGAGTGGCCTTTGACAATCGATATCTGAACCAGGAAATCCAGGAGACCCAGCAGGAGATCATCCACCTGCTGGGAGAAATTGTGGAAAGCCGGTCCAAGGAAACCGCCTACCATGTCATCCGGGTGGCGGAGTACATCGGCCTTTTGGGAAAAGCGGCCGGATACCCGGCCGAAGAAATCGATTTAATCAAAGCCGCCTCCCCCATGCACGATGTGGGGAAAATGGCCATCCCTGACGCCATCCTCCTCAAGCCGGCCAAACTCACGACAGAAGAATTTAATATCATGAAAACCCATACGGATATCGGGTATAAAATCCTCTCCGCCTCGAAGCGGCGGTTGTTGAAAATGGCCGCAGACATCGCCTATACCCACCACGAACGCTGGGACGGCACCGGCTACCCCCGGGGGCTCAAAGGGGTAAAAATTCCCCTGGCCGGCCGCCTGACCTGCCTGGCAGATATTTTCGACGCCCTGGCCAGCAAACGGGTGTACAAGGATGCCTGGCCCATTGAAAAAGTCTTCAACCTGCTCAGGGAAGAGCGGGGCAGGATATTCGATCCCCATTTAGTGGATACGGCCCTGGGGCATAAATCGGAAATCCTTAAAATCCGGGCCGCCTACATGGATGAACCGGCGGCCTGAAGAGAAAACCCCGGGGACAGCCCGAAGTCGGCCTCTCCCCCAGGGGTCCAATGCACATACAAAGGGATCTCACGACCGGAACAGACCATACGGACATGGGACGCCAGGGCCAGCACCCGGGCATGGGATACCGGCGGAAAATCCGACTGAATTAACAGCCCCGACACATAGACATGGTGAAAATCAATTCGGGCCGTCCTGAGGGCATGGGCCATATCGGCTGCAATACCACCATCATCATTGACACCGGACAACAGGACCATATTGCCGTATACCGGAATCCCCCGGGCCAGCAGCGCTTTCCCCAAGTCCTTATGGGCCTGGGTGACCTGGGATGGAACCAGCCACCAGGACTCGATTTCCACCCGGCGGGGCCGGGCAGGGTCAAACGATGCCAGGTCAGCGATCCGGCTGACATGGTCAAAGGTGAACTCCCCGGGAACTTCCTGAAAGGCCTGCCACCGGATCCGGATGCACAAGGGGCGGTCCCCGAACACCGCCAGGTCCCGGACAAATCCGGATATCCGGTTTAGATCGCCATCAATGTCCGCCCCCGGCACCCGCAAAAGGATATCTGTAATTTTTTCGTCATCAGCCAGATCATTCAGCGCCGCTTCTGTAAAGGAGAGATCCGTTTCCAGCCGGGTGGGATGCAGCCGTCGGGTACCGTGGTTCCCCGGGGAATTTGGCCCCATCAAATCCGGGGATTCAAAACAGTTGGCAGTGATGGATTTGACAACAGAATCGTCCGGGGCGGCGGGCCTGCCGGCATCGGCCGGCAGTTCATGGGATCCGATAAACAGATTTGGGTCGCCCATGTCAATGAGGCATTTTGCATCCAGGGTACCGCCCGGGTTCTCTCTGATATCCGGGAACTGCCCGCCCTGTTGAACCATGTCTCTGAAATAGGCCCGGGTATAGGGGGTACGGATCCATATATGGTCCGGGTCTGTCTCATGGGGGGCCACGGCCCAGCCGCTGGTGTGCCATTCCATTTTGCCCAGCGGGGTGGCCGTGCAGAGCTTGGGCACGGCCCGGTCTGAAAATTGGGTCCGAAGCTGTGCATAGGCGGCCATGGACTGACCAATGGGACTCCAATACTTTTGGGTGCCGTGGATGGGGTGGCAGGGGGTAAAGATATAATAGATCTCGGCACCGGCATGGCGAAGCAGGGTAAAGAGCCGGCCCAGGACCTCACCGGTGTCGTTGATCCCCTTTAAGAACGGTGTCTGGACATAGACCGGGATTCCCGATGACGTCAGTTCGGAGATGATGTCAAGGCAGGGCACCGACACCTCGTCCGGATGGACCATATGCACCCCCACCTCAATGGCCTTGCCCCGCTTCCGGGCGGCATCCTGCCACGCCTTGAGCCGGTGAATAAGGGACCGGCCGTGGTGGAGAAAGAGATGGGGGTAATAGGCCAGGGACCGGGTGGCGATTCTCATGGTCTCCACATGGGGGACATCAAGCAGGCCGGATACGGCGGCCTCAAGATTCCTCAGGTTGAGCAGGGGTTCGCCTCCGGTAATGAGGATCTCTTTTATGTCAGGGTTTTCCCCCACCCGGGAAACAGCCGCGGCCACATCCTTTGGGTCCGGTGATTTTTCCTTTCTCAGGCTTTTGTGCTTGCGGAAACAGAACCGGCAGTAGACCGGACAGCGCATGTCAAGAAGGAAGATGGCCCGGTTCCGGTACATCTGCTCCATGAGTCCCTGCTTAAAATGGCCGTCAAAGGTCAGGGTATGTCCTTCCGCACCCAGCTCATCGGTAAAAGGGAGGTATTGGGCGGCAACGGCTTCTGATACCAGGGACTGGCGGATCACATGCCGTGAAAGCCGCACCGGATACTGGTCCAATACCGCCTGCATGGCACCCCGATTCTCAACAGGAAACCCCGAAGCATTTTCCAATGTTTCGGTCTCTTTTACGGTGAGCAGGGACTGGCTGGGATCATCAGCCTCCAGAATATGGTACAAAAACATCACGGGCAGGCACATTCCATTGACCATGACCTGGGCAGACCGGCCTGCGGAAACCGCCGCCTGAATCTGCTTTCCCACGGCAATGAAAAATCCGGCCGGATCGCCGGCATATCCGGCAAGGGTTAGAAGGCCGTCAAACCGCTGATCCGGTACCATTTCCTTAAAGTGCTGGCCCCATGCCCCTCCCATGAGGGCAGGGGTGCCGTAAACCGCCAGGAACTCCCGTGCCGCTCCGGCCAGGTGCCCTGTATTTTCCGGTAAAAAAAGTCCTCCCGCCACCTTATTCATCTGCCTTGCCAATGCTTGTCCTTTCAGCCCTGTTATCCGCCATTACTAAAATTTGGAAGACTACTCCAAATAGTTTAAAATTTCATCTTTTTTTTGCAAAGAGACGCCCGGGACTCAGGCCCTGCCGGTTGGGAAACGCTGGTGGCGCCGACAATTATTTGGGGGTAACAATGACGATCAGGGACTTGGCAATACCGCCGATCCCGCGCAGGGCATGGGGAATGCTGGAATCAAAATAAAGGCTGTCACCCTTTTTCAGGTGGTGGACCTGGTCAGCGGTTCTGAACTCCACGATGCCGTCCAGAATAAAATGGAATTCTTCGCCCTTGTGGTCGTTGAACAGGAGGTCTTTTTCCTCCCTGGGCTCGATTTCCACCACAAAGGGCTCCATCTGTTTGCCCACCATGGGATAGGCCAGGGACTCCCATTTGTAACCGATGCGGTTTTCGTTTTTATGGTGGAAGAGTTTTTTTACACCATACCGGTCTTTTTTCCGGACCACCACGATACGGTCGTCCATGTTCTGGTCCTGGAAAAAATGAGAAATCTTCACCCCCAGGGCCGTGGAAATCTTTATCAGGGTGGCGATGGGCGGTGCGGCAATATTGTTTTCAATCTGTGACAGCAGCGGCTTTGACAGGCCGGTGAGATCTGAGACTTCCTGAAGGGTTAACGCCCTGTGTTTTCTGAGATTCCGGATTTTATTGCCCAGGTTCAGGGCAGCCACTTCTTCCTTGACCTTGGTTTCCATCTGGGGGGGGGACATCAGTCAGCCTCTTGTATTAATTTTTAATCACATTTAAAAAATTAAAAAAAAGTTTAGCACGATGAAACTTTCAGATCAAGGCATAGGAGAAACCATCCGTCAAAAGCCATAGATTTTGTCGGTTGAATGCTACTGAATGGCGGACCCGGCAAGCTTATTGTGGGCCTGGATCTGCTGGGAATATCTTTCCGCCAAAAGATGGAACCCCAGCAAATTCTTTTTACTCACCGGTTTACCGGCGCTGGGCGTCTGTTTCAGCGGATTTACCGGCCGCCCGTTTTTCCGCATGCGGAAGCAGAGGTGGTATCCCGTGGCCAAACCGGTTTTCCCCACATAGCCGATGACTTCGCCCTGAACCACTTTTCTGCCCTTTTTCATGCCCCTGGCATATTTATTCATATGGAAATAGGAGGTTTCATACCCTGAAAAATGGCGGAGAGTAATTTGGCGGCCGGTGGTTTTATTGTAGTAGATGCTGGTGATCACCCCATCGGCCACGGCTTTGATGGGGGTGTTTTTGGGGGCCGCATAATCCACCCCGGGGTGGGCCCTGTACTTTTTCAGAATAGGGTGATAGCGACGGGTTGAAAACGCAGAGGAAATCCGGGAGTAATTAAGAGGGGCCTTTAAAAAGGCTTTTTCAAGGGAACCTCCGGTTTCGTCGTAGTATCTTTTCCGGCCGGATTCATCCTCATGGAGAAAGGCCTTGTAAACGGTGCCCTGGTTGGTAAAGAAGGCGGCCTTGATATCGGCGTATCCGCAGAATTTTCCCTCCCTGAACCGCTTTTCCACCAGGGCCTCAAATCGGTCACCGGGCTTGATATCCCGGATAAAGTCGATATCCCAGGCAAAAATGTCGGCCAGCCGCCAGGTCAGGGTATTGCGTTCCCCGGCCCGCTGAACGGCTTCAGCCAGTGAGGTGCGGATTTCCACCGCCACCACTTCGGGTTTAAGATCGTATTTGATGGGTGATTTCGAAACGGCATAACCGGCTTTGGTTTTCTCGATCACCAGGCAGTCCCGGGCGTTTATTTCATATTCAAAGGAAACAAATTGTTTATCATCCAGATAAATTTTATAGGGCCGGCCCTGGCGGATACGTGTCAGGGGGAACACGTCCCTGGCCTGTTTTTCAAGGGACAGAATGGTCTTCAGGGGCAGGTAATCATTAAGAAGAGAGGAGGCCGTGGCGCCCCGCTGCACCTTCCCGGAAACGCGTTCCAGGGCGGCTGCGGAACCGGCCGATAAAAAAATTACAACAATAAATACAATTATAGCCTGTATTAACCTGAAGGTACTGCCTGATCTCATATATCCCTTATTAACTGTCTTATTCAACTTCAACCCAATTCAACTCAACCTGGCATGTGCAGGCCAATCCGAGGCAAAATAATAAACCCGGCCGCAATAGTAAAGTATTTTTACGCAAAAAGGGCCGGAAAACGAATTTTCCGGCCCTTTCCGGGTTAATTGATCCGGCCTGCAGAATTATTTATCTGCGTCGGCCATCATCTTGAGCATGGTGTATTTATCGTTCACTTCATCTTCGATCTTGGCTCTGAGCCTCTTGGATTCCTCGGGAAAACTCTTTTCAAGGGCTGCAAAACGAACCTCGCCGCCCAGGAACTCCTGGAGGGTGCCGTCCGGCGCCTTGTAATCCAGGGTGAAAGGATTCTTTCCGTCCTTGATCAACTGGGGATTAAAGCGGTACATGGGCCAGTAACCGGATTCAACGGCCAGCTTGGCTTCCAGCTGGGATTTTCCCATGCCTTTCTTAATGCCCTGGTTGATGCAGGGAGCGTAGGCAATAACCAGTGAGGGTCCGGGATAGGCTTCCGCTTCCAGAATGGCCTTCAGAGCCTGATTCTTGTTGGCGCCCATGGAGATCTGCGCCACGTAGACATAGCCGTAGCTCATCATCATCCGCCCCATATCCTTTTTGCCGATCTTTTTGCCGGTGGCGGCATATTTGGCAATGGCACCGGTGGGAGTGGCCTTGGAGGACTGGCCGCCGGTGTTGGAGTAGACCTCGGTATCCATGATCAGGATATTGATGTCATCACCGGATGCCAGGACATGGTCCACGCCGCCGAAGCCGATATCATAGCCCCATCCGTCGCCGCCGAAGATCCAGTGGGATTTTTTCACGAACAGGTCGCGGTCGGCATAAATTTCCTTGAGCATTCCCCCTTTTTCATCCTTGAGCAGGGATTTCAGGGCATCGCCATACTTTTTGGATTCTGCCGCATCGTCCTTGCCGGCCAGCCAGCCGTCCATGGCCGCTTTCACCTCGTCGGAGACACCGGCGTCAATGGCATTCTGCATGGCGGCGGCCAGGGTCTTCCGTCTGGAATTGGTGGCCAGCATCATGCCGTACCCGTATTCAGCCGCATCCTCAAACAGGGAAGAGGCCCAGGCCGGACCTTCGCCGTCGGCATTGGTGCAATAGGGTGTGGAGGGGGCGGAGCCGCCCCAGATGGAAGAACAGCCCGTTGCGTTGGCAACGGTCATTCTTTCGCCGAAGAGCTGGGTGATCAGCTTCACATAGGGGGTCTCGCCGCAGCCGGAGCAGGCGCCGGAGAACTCCAGCAGGGGCTTCCACAGCTGGCTGCCCTTGAGGGTTTCCCGTTTAAGTACATCGGTCTTAAAGGGCACGGAGAGGGAGAACTTATGGTTCACCGCTTCTGCCTCCACCTGGGTGGCCAGTGGTTTCATCACAAGGGCAGGCGTCTTGGCCGGGCAGATGTCGGCGCAGTTGCCGCAGCCCTGGCAGTCCAGGGGATTAACCTGCATTCTGAACTTGAACTGGTCCATGCCTTTGCCCTTGCCCTTTTCAGTAATAAAGGTTGCGGGAGCACCGGCCAGTTCCTCCTCGGTGGCCACAATGGGAATGATGGCCGCATGGGGGCAGACAAATGAGCACTGGTTGCACTGGATGCAGTTTTCAGGGATCCATTCGGGGACGTTGATGGCCACGCCCCGTTTTTCATACTGGGCGCTGCCGTTTTCAAAGACACCGTCCACGGAGAATGCGGAGACCGGGAGGTCGTCGCCGCCCTGGGCGTTGATCTTGCGCATGACGTTATCGACAAAGGGAGTGGCGGATTCTACCTCAACAGGCTCGGAAACGGCACCGCTCCAGGAATCGGGCACATCGACTTTGACCAGTTTGTCCAGGGTCTTGTCAACGGCTTCGATGTTCATGTTGACGATGGCTTCGCCTTTTTTGCCGAACTTCATTTTGATGTCTTCTTTGAGCAGGGCGATGGCTTTTTCAACATCCAGCACATTGGCCAGGTTGAAGAAGCAGGTCTGCATGATCATGTTGATCCGGTTGCCCAAGCCCACTTCACCGGCAATCTTCACGGCATCAATATTGTAGAAATTCAGTTTTTTATCGCAGATGGTCTTGCGCACATCGCCCGGAATGTTCTTTTCCAGGTCCGCAATGGTGGCCCACTCGGAGTTAAGCAGGAAGGTGCCGCCCTCCTTGATGCCCTTGAGCACATCGTAAAGCTCCACGTAGTTTGACTTGTGGACGGCAACAAAATCCGGATTCTCGATCAGGTAGGTGGATTTGATCTTTACATCACCGAACCGCAGATGGGATACGGTGAGGCCGCCGGACTTCTTGGAGTCATAGGCGAAATAACCCTGGGCATACTTGTCGGTATTGTCGCCGATGATCTTGATGGCGGACTGGTTTGCGCCGACAGTACCGTCGGAACCCAGGCCCCAGAACTTGGCGGCGATGGTGCCGGCGGGGGCGGGATCAAAACCGGTGGTCACGTCCAGGGAGGTGTGGGTAACATCATCGACAATGCCCACGGTGAAGTGGTTTTTCGGGGCAATGGCCTTCATGTTGTCATAAACCGCTTTGACCATTGAGGGGTTGAACTCCTTGGAGGAGAGGCCGTAGCGGCCGCCCACGATCTGGGGGCCTTCGCCGTATTCCATGAAAGCGGTACAGACGTCCTGGTACAGGGGTTCGCCAATGGCGCCGGGCTCCTTGGTCCGGTCGAGGACGGTGACGGTTTCCACGGTGGCGGGAACGGTCTGGAGGAAGGCTTCGGTATCAAAGGGGCGGTAGAGCCGGACCTTGATGAGGCCGAGGCGTTCGCCTTCTGTGTTCAGCTTTTCAATGGATTCTTCAATGGCTTCGCAGCCAGACCCCATGGCCACGATGACCCGGTCGGCTTCGGGATCGCCCACATAGTCGAAGGGTTTGTAATTGCGGCCGGTGAGTTCCCCCACCTTTTTCATGTACTTTTTAACAATGGAGGGCACTTCCAGATAATACTTATTGGCAGCCTCACGGCCCTGGAAATATATGTCCGGATTCTGGGCGGTGCCGCGGGTGTCCGGATGTTCGGGGTTCAACGCCCTGTCTTTAAATTCCCTGTAGGCCTCATAGTTGAACAGTTTGGCCATGTCTTCATATTCGATCATTTCAATCTTCTGGATCTCGTGGGAGGTCCTGAAGCCGTCATAGAAATGCAGGAAGGGCACCCGGGCTTCCACGGTGGCCAGATGGGCGACCAGGGCAAGGTCCTGGGCTTCCTGGACGGAAGAAGAGGCCAGCATGGCAAAACCGGTCTGGCGGGCGGCCATCACGTCCTGGTGATCACCGAAAATGGAGAGGGCGTGGGCGGAAATGGAGCGGGCGGTAACATGAAACACACTGGGGAGCAGTTCGCCGGATATCTTATACATATTGGGGATCTTGAGCAGAAGTCCCTGGGATGCGGTAAAGGTGGAGGTCATAGCTCCGGCGACAAGGGCGCCGTGGACCGCACCGGCCGCACCGGCCTCGGACTGCATCTGCTTGATATCAACGACCTGACCGAAAATATTCTTTCTACCCTTGGCGGCCCAGGAGTCGGCAATCTCGCCAAGGGGGCTTGAAGGGGTGATCGGATATATGGCGGACACCTCGCTCATGGCATAAGCCACGTGGGTCGCCGCAGTATTTCCGTCAATGGTCTGCATTCTTTTTTTCATAGTGTTCACCTCTCGTAAAATAATGAGAACGACATTAATCCCAATATAACCCGCCACATATACAACATATCGCAGGACTTGTAAACATGGCGAAAAAACAAGCATTTGTTTATGAATAGAGCAAACTAAATAAATTAAATTTATTTAATAAATAAGCAATCTATTGTTTAAAAACAAAATCCCTGTATCACATAATCCGCCCCCAAGGTCAAGATGAAAAATAATAAATAAAATCCTTGAGAACCATTTGCAAATGTGGCATATGCCTCTGTCGTATTTGTTGTAAATACAGACAATTAGGTTGTTACCCAAGTAGCAACACTTATAAAAACCAGACCCAAAAAACGGAGTTGAATTGTGCCTGTTTTAAGACCTAACCTGCGGCTGATATTGGCCGCATTTCTCATATGCCTGGCGGCCCCGGCCGCCTTGTTTGCTGCAGATCCGGCCGTGGCGGCCGCCAATGCAGAAAGATTCGGGGTGATGACCCTGGTGCCCCCCCTGGTGGCCATTTCCCTGGCCTTCATTTCCAGAAACGTGGTGATCTCCCTGTTCATGGGGATTTTTTCGGGAACCTTTATGCTTTCCCTGAAAGGCGTTGATATATTCAACGCCGTGGTGGGCGGTTTTTCCATGCTCACCGGCAACATCATCTCTTCCCTGGCCGATTCCTGGAACGCCGGCATCGTACTCCAGTGCCTGACCATCGGCGGCCTGATCGCCGTGGTGTCAAAAATGGGCGGCACCAAGGCCATTGCCGAAGCCCTGGCCAAACGGGCCAAAACCGCCGTCTCCACCCAGCTGGTCACCTGGGTCATGGGCCTGCTCATCTTCTTTGACGATTATGCCAACTCCCTCACCGTGGGCCCTATCATGCGGCCGGTAACGGACAAGATGAAAATCTCCCGGGAAAAATTATCCTTTATTATAGACGCCACCGCCGCCCCCATCGCCGGTATTGCCCTGATTTCCACCTGGGTCGCCTATGAAGTCGGGCTCATCAAGGACGGGCTGGCAGGTGTCGGCATTGACGCCAACGCCTACGGTGTGTTCGTCGAGACCATCCCCTACAGATTTTACAATATTTTTATATTGTTTTTCATTGTCGTGACCGCCGTGGCCCTGAAAGAATTCGGCCCCATGCTCAAAGCGGAACAGCGGGCCAGGAAAACCGGTGATGTGGCCGCCCCCGGTTCCAACCTTTCGGCCTCCCATGACATGAAAGCCATGGAGCCGGATGAGAATATTAAACTCTGCGTCTGGAACGCCATCATCCCCATTTCCACGCTCATCGTCGGATCATTCCTGGGATTCTATCTCAACGGCAAGGGTGCTATCATGGGCGGAGAAGACAAGGCGCTCATCGCCCTGCTCAACGATTCCCCTTTTTCATTCACGGCCATGCGGGAAGCCTTCGGTGCCTCGGACGCCTCCATCGTACTCTTCCAGGCCGCCCTCTTTGCCGGGGTGGTGGCCATCCTCATGGGGGTTGTCAGAAAACTCTTCACCTTTGAAGAGGCAGTGGGCCACTGGGTACAGGGGGTAAAATCCCTGATCATCACCGGCGTCATCCTGCTTTTGGCCTGGTCGTTGAGCTCTGTAATTAAGGAACTTGGCACCGCCGCATTCCTTATCCAGGTGCTCTCGGATAAGATTCCGACCTTTATCCTGCCCTCCATCATCTTTATTCTGGGG encodes:
- a CDS encoding Na+/H+ antiporter NhaC family protein, which gives rise to MTLVPPLVAISLAFISRNVVISLFMGIFSGTFMLSLKGVDIFNAVVGGFSMLTGNIISSLADSWNAGIVLQCLTIGGLIAVVSKMGGTKAIAEALAKRAKTAVSTQLVTWVMGLLIFFDDYANSLTVGPIMRPVTDKMKISREKLSFIIDATAAPIAGIALISTWVAYEVGLIKDGLAGVGIDANAYGVFVETIPYRFYNIFILFFIVVTAVALKEFGPMLKAEQRARKTGDVAAPGSNLSASHDMKAMEPDENIKLCVWNAIIPISTLIVGSFLGFYLNGKGAIMGGEDKALIALLNDSPFSFTAMREAFGASDASIVLFQAALFAGVVAILMGVVRKLFTFEEAVGHWVQGVKSLIITGVILLLAWSLSSVIKELGTAAFLIQVLSDKIPTFILPSIIFILGSFISFATGTSYGTMGILMPLAIPLAYSISPDYGYLLMNVGAVLTGAIFGDHCSPISDTTILSSMGASCDHIDHVKTQIVYALSVGALTIIFGYIPVGLGLPVYFVLPLGLAAVAATVHLAGKKIDQI